A genomic window from Macaca thibetana thibetana isolate TM-01 chromosome 16, ASM2454274v1, whole genome shotgun sequence includes:
- the ENPP7 gene encoding ectonucleotide pyrophosphatase/phosphodiesterase family member 7, with the protein MRGPAILLTVALATLLAPGAGAPVQSQGSRNKLLLVSFDGFRWNYDQDVDTPNLDAMARDGVKARYMTPAFVTMTSPCHFTLVTGKYIENHGVVHNMYYNTTSKVKLPYHTTLGIQRWWDNGSVPIWITAQRQGLRAGSFFYPGGNVTYQGVAVTRSRKEGIAHNYKNETEWRANIDTVMAWFTEEDLDLVTLYFGEPDSTGHKYGPESPERREMVRQVDRTVGYLRESIARNHLTDHLNLIITSDHGMTTVDKQAGDLVEFHKFPNFTFQDIKFELLDYGPNGMLLPKEGRLEKVYNALKDAHPKLHVYKKEEFPEAFHYANNPRVTPLLMYSDLGYVIHGRVNVQFNNGEHGFDNKDMDMKTIFRAVGPSFKAGLEVEPFESVHVYELMCRLLGIVPEANDGDPATLLPMLHTEPALPPDGRPALPLHGRSAVLPSSWALVVMGLLGTMILLSEVA; encoded by the exons ATGAGAGGCCCAGCCATCCTCCTCACTGTGGCTCTGGCCACGCTCCTGGCTCCCGGGGCCGGGGCACCAGTACAAAGTCAGGGCTCCCGGAACAAGCTGCTTCTGGTGTCCTTCGACGGCTTCCGCTGGAACTATGACCAGGACGTGGACACCCCCAACCTGGATGCCATGGCCCGAGACGGGGTGAAGGCACGCTACATGACCCCCGCCTTTGTCACCATGACCAGCCCCTGCCACTTCACCCTGGTCACCG GCAAATATATCGAGAACCACGGGGTGGTTCACAACATGTACTACAACACCACCAGCAAGGTGAAGCTGCCCTACCACACCACGCTGGGCATCCAGAGGTGGTGGGACAATGGCAGCGTGCCCATCTGGATCACGGCCCAGAGGCAG GGTCTGAGGGCTGGCTCCTTCTTCTACCCGGGCGGGAACGTCACCTACCAAGGGGTGGCCGTGACGCGGAGCCGGAAGGAAGGCATCGCGCACAACTACAAAAATGAGACGGAGTGGAGAGCGAACATCGACACGGTGATGGCGTGGTTCACGGAGGAGGACCTGGATCTGGTCACACTCTACTTCGGGGAGCCAGACTCCACGGGCCACAAGTACGGCCCCGAGTCCCCGGAGAGGAGGGAGATGGTGCGGCAGGTGGATCGGACCGTGGGCTACCTGCGGGAGAGCATTGCTCGCAACCACCTCACAGACCACCTCAACCTGATCATCACCTCCGACCACGGCATGACGACCGTGGACAAGCAGGCTGGCGACCTGGTCGAATTCCACAAGTTCCCCAACTTCACCTTCCAGGACATCAAGTTTGAGCTCCTGGACTACGGACCAAACGGGATGCTGCTCCCTAAAGAAGGGAGGCTGGAGAAGGTGTACAATGCGCTCAAGGATGCCCACCCCAAGCTCCACGTCTACAAGAAGGAGGAGTTCCCCGAGGCCTTCCATTACGCCAACAACCCCAGGGTCACACCTCTGCTGATGTACAGCGACCTTGGCTACGTCATCCACGGG AGAGTTAACGTCCAGTTCAACAATGGGGAGCACGGCTTTGACAACAAAGACATGGACATGAAGACCATCTTCCGCGCTGTGGGCCCCAGCTTCAAGGCGGGCCTGGAGGTGGAGCCCTTTGAGAGCGTCCACGTGTACGAGCTCATGTGCCGGCTGCTGGGCATCGTGCCCGAGGCCAACGATGGGGACCCGGCTACCCTGCTGCCTATGCTGCACACAG AGCCTGCTCTTCCGCCTGACGGAAGGCCTGCTCTCCCGCTCCACGGAAGGTCTGCTGTCCTGCCCAGCAGCTGGGCCCTCGTTGTGATGGGACTGCTGGGGACCATGATTCTTCTGTCTGAGGTCGCATAA